The genomic DNA CAGCGGAGCGTCGCGCCCGCTTGGCCCCTGGTCCCCGAAAGAGCCACGGTCCGAGGCTGGAATTTGGGCAACCTCGGTCGCCGCTCCAAGCTTGGCCTCAGTGGCTAGTAAGTTAGTAGAGCCCAAGACGAACTGAcgcaaggggggggggaaggctCGAAGCATTAAGCGACGCTAGTCCCATTCACTGACAGAAATCGAGAAGCTACGTGCGTGCGGCCGGCACATCGACTACTATCTAGATGGCCGAGCAGCTACTAGCAGCCTTGATCCGCCCATCGAACGGTTCGATTGGCAGCTAAAAGCTGTGCGGCCCCGATACACACCAAGTGGCCATCCGATGTAGACCACGGGGCCAtcgccatccatcatcatcatcatcatcatcatccctCCTGGCTAAATTCACCGGCAAGGTCTCAATCCGTGTGCCCTTTCCGGAAAGGTTATTAGTGACAATAGTCTGGGGCGGACCGGACGGGTGGCGGTAGCGCCACTCCGGCGTCATGAGTACTTGCAGAGCTCCTGTATAAGTCACTCCGTGACGCCAAAGTACGGAGTAGAGGGGACCGACCGAGATAGCTTTGGCGCCAGCGCTAGGACGGCGATCCTcagaggagaggaggggggcttGCGTATTTACCACCCAACTAACTAATGTGGTGGCGCTTTATTGTTTAGTTCGTAGACTGTCAACAGACCGACCGCCCCCTTGAGGTCAATCAATCAAGCCAAAAAGCGATTGCTACTCCGGGCGAGCGTCTGTCATTAGTCCCgatcggtggcggcggcgaagcaTCAATCACCATCGTGCAATACCACCTGACATCTCAAGTTGGAGCGTATGTACAACCCAGAAGCGAGCGAGGCTAAACTAAACCCTTTCCGCAGTGCTGGACTCGActcgcccccccgcccaGAGTCGGGAGCGATAACGACGTTGCGTTTTGGCAGGTTGACATCCGGCTCTCGGCCGAGCCCTTTCggaccccccctccccgcggaCAGACAAAAGAGTCTGGCACGTCGGGGGTattgtacgtacgtagcacgAAAACTTACAAAGTAGTAACTAGCAGAGCCTTCCTTTTTTGTTTCGGGCTTGTGAACCGTTACACctgctgggtggtggtgagtggTGTGCCAGGCGTCGAGTAACACGACACGACCGGGGCGGGATCGATGcgcggagaggggggggttgtAGCGAACGAACGATGCGTCCGAGGGCTTCGATTAGTACTAACCCGGTGCTGCGTAGGAACAGGAGGGGCAGTGAGTGTCACGACTcctttttattatttattttttACTGGGCATGTAACGAGTACGTGGGGTTTTGTCTACGGCAAGGTATCCACATAAtaactaccttacctagtaACACCCAAAGCGGCCCTATACGCTCTGTCGAGGCCATCAATCACCTCACGcacgcagcgccgcggcatccAAAATCGTCCACGGCATTtcggctcgtcgcggcaccgggaaggggagggggggtgaCTTTGGGCGAGCCGAGTCTTCCgaggctcgacgacgacaatgatgGCCccctggcgcggcggcggcggcggcggcggcggcagcggcagtacCTATGTAGAGCCTTCACGATTCACTTAGCGTGCGTATGACAGACACCAGTGTTGCATGGTAGTTTACGGTAAGCATCGGACGGAGATTGCGGACGGGGCTAAAAAATCCGGATCCGGATGAACAAGCCGTGCGGTATACAGGCAGAATTTTCGTTCACGGGATAGATATTGGGTAATAGTCGTGGTGCAAGATATCATCACAGCCAGCCCCTGCGCGCGACTCGCCTTGCGTGCCGCGGGCGCTGCACTTCCCCGTTAATTATGGTGCCCTGCGCCGGCAGTGGGTGAGATGGGGAGATCCCAGAACGGAGTGGCATAGGTAAGGCAAGGTAGGGAAACAGAGGACGGAGCCAGGGGTGGCGGGGTTGGTAATGCGTGAGTAaggcgccggggggggggatcgcAGGtctcactctcactctctcaccCTAACCTCAGCCcgctccccgtccccgtccctgTCGCCCCCCCCGCGCGTCGTCACCCAGAGGGCCAAGGCTCGACGGGATTGGGAACCGGTGAGCGCCGGAACGCATGGAAAAAGACGACGAGCCGTGGATCGATCCCgttgaagggggggggcgcctTGTCATCGAGTGCTTAGTCGCGCGAgggtacgtacatacatgagGCATGATGACAGCGTATGTACGTACAGGTAGGTAATTCCTCAGCTCCGGTTGGCTGTTCGAGTTCCTCGGGACGCTCGGTCAATGGTGAAGCCATCATCGTgtgcgtacgtactgtacgtatgcatcaacaacatcatCGTGGAGCGTCCAAGTCCAAACTGGTGGTTAGTGTCTGCGGAGAATCCCCAAGCGACACTTGGCCTCGGGATCTATGAAATTCTTATAGTTTGATTACATGAATTTGCCTTGAATGCTGCTTGGGCCACCACGTATACTGCACGTACGATTTACCATGGCACGTTCGTCAATATAGCAACTAACTACCTAACTTAGTACCCCAAAGGTTTAGTAACTTTGTTAGGTACTATTCACCTACATACGTGCTGGCAGCCCGTTGTATGTACTGTATGTATAGAGGTAGTTAGTCACCCGCGCCCGCTGGACGCGTGTGTGcgggccctgccctgctccttggccgtcacatcgcatcgcatcgcatcgcatcgcatcaccaccatcaatcAGCCAACAGCCCTCACGTCACTGCaggaacgacgacgacgccctttCCGCCCGggagagccccccccctcctttcccaCGGAAATACTGTACGGCTGAGACGCCAAAAGcctgtgtgtctgtgtgtctgCAGCGAGAAAACCACATCTCTCCCTttcgcggcgcgcgtcgtccgtccccgtgtctcgctcgccctccccGCTTACATATTACTTCAGTTGCTTGTCAATaagctctctctctttctgcCCAGTCCTGTCGTCCCCCGCGTCGCCCAcccacctacctaccttggtACTACCCACCCCTCCCCGGGGAACGCATCCCTGCTTGCCCCCCCGCAGCCGTATAGTGTCCACTgtgcaccaccacggcgatCGTCAatcccacgcacgcacgcacgcacacacgctcTCCCTCCAATCTTCAAGCCATCGCAAGCCTCCTTTTTGGCCTTGCTTCCCACGCATCAACACCGAACCgatccctcctcctcccccccctttacTCCCCTCCTTGTCTGCGCACCGTtccgctccccccccctcgccgccgccgccctctcaTCGTGAGCCACCAATCGCAAGGGTAGCTCCATCCAAGGTCACATtaagtcgacgacgagataTACTATATTGTACATAGCAGGATACATGAAAAGGATACATGGGAGGAAGTAGCTATCAGAGTAACGGGTACTAACTAgactgtactgtactgtgtGCAGCATCGTTCAAAATCTCTCTGTTCcgaagccccccccccttgctgctgctcggcttACACAATGCTGAATACAATCGAGACGCGCGTGCCAAAACGGCCTTGCAttgtgcttgcttgcttacCTCCCTGCACAGCTCGGGAGCACCCAACACGTTGGTGAATGGTTCCAACgtctcagcagcagcaacgtgCTGCGCGAGCCGTGTCTTGGCGCAAACCCAAGCTCTGCCTGTTGTGGGTAAGACATCGCAGCTAGCTGACCCCCAAGCAGGCACACCATCGCGACTCGGATCCCGACGCTGTGTGTGGCTCCGGACGCGCGGGAACATCTGGGGTCTTGACCGTGGCTGGCTCATCATACCTGTAACTAACTCAAGTACATGTACATGTACCCTACCACCCAGCTAGTAGTTAGTgtgtacatacatacaggACGCTGGAtaggcaggtaggtacgtagtcTAAAAACAGACCGCTGGTATCTGCCATCCATGCCgcgccatctcgtcgtcttgcccccatcccctgcccgcccgtgaCCCTTGGACAACTCGAGTTACATTCCAGCCTTGAAAAGGCGCCATAGACGGGGGTGTAATATACCAACAATATCTCTTCGATTTGCCCCCTGCAGCCCTCAGATCCCCCACACGCCCTCCAACCCCGTTGTCGGGTCCCCCTCTTCCCCGTTCCCTTCGCGACTCTTAGTCGCCGCCACTCCGCCTGCCACGATGCGTGGCTGATAGTTCCCATCTCAATTCGCGGTAGCGGATGCCTTCGCGAGGAGTGAAGACTCCTGATTGCGTCACATAGTCCGTGGTGAGCAATAGCTCCCCATCAAGCCTTGTTCCACAGGTACCAGCGGGCTGCCCATTTCGTTGCACACATCCGTCAATGTCGGGCTCTGGAGGCCACCGGCCCGGTACGCTTGTGTCCAGCTGTAGTCCTGCCCCCGAGGCACGGCTGCACTGTCGTTCATGGCAAAGTCTTCCCCGAGCATCGTCCCACCCGTAACCGGCTGCATCGGCGCAACGGCGCCCATTGTTGTTGACCTGACCGACCGGCCCGTGGGCCTGAATGACGTGTATTGTTGATGAACATGTTGGTTGGACGTCTGGTATACCGCCGACCCGGCAAGACCGAAAATGGCCGGGGGAGGTGTCATGGGCGTCGCAACCGACTCGTGCGCGCTATAGCCCGAGAAGGCGGGTGTGTGGAAGGGCACGCTCGATAGCGGCAGCTCAGAACCGTTCGTATCATGGTGCGGGCCCACGTTGGGGTCCATGGGGCAGCTCGCATCCTCTTCCGGTGCTGTTTgtgccggcgaggaactTGTGCGCATCTCATGCCggacggctgcggcgggacAAACCTTTCTCACGGGGAGATGGAGGTCCAGGTCGACATCCGGTTGCTCGGTGCCTTGTTGAGCCGACCCGAGCAGTAGAATGCAGTTGATGAGCTTCGGGATGTTGTCCAGGTGCCTGGTCTCGAGAAGCTTGCGCAGGGTGCGCGTCGACGCTGGGTCCCAGCGAAGGCGGCCGGGGTCGTCTTCCGGCCATGTTCTCGACCACGGCGCTTCAAGGCGCGACTGCCTGAGCAAGTTGCGCATGCGTTGAGAGTACGACCAGAGGCCCATGCCGCGCCCCTCCTCACAGTGCCGAATGAGATGGGCCGTGTACACTTTCCaagtcgccgcggcgctgttGTCATCTGTTGCCTCAAAGACTTGGAGGCAACCTTCGTAGCCGCAGGCAAAGACGGTTTGTGGACACAAGAcgaccttggcctcctccatcctcaTCTGGGAGCCCCCGTGCTCGCTGCGGAGGTGGATTTGGTACGCAGTCTGCCAGTCAAAAGCCATCCGGCAGCCGCGATGTTGACATAGCCACTGCGAATTTGTGTTGTGGAATTGGTCAATGTGGCGCCGAAGGTCATTTCTCCGCGTGCAAGTCTTGGTGATGCCAACCTCGGCGCAGAAGCCACAGGCATAATCGGACCTGTAGGAAGACGGGCGGCCACCTGCTCTGTGCCCTGGAGCGGACGACACCGAGCTCCTAGGTGAAATTGAGGATTGGGATGGAAGTGAAGCGGATGCGCCAGAAGCGGACCTCTGCAATCTATGGCGAGCAAGGCTCTGATACTTGTCCACGTGTGTTGACGACGAGTGCGCCACACCCGAGACATTGTCGGCCACGAGGGAGCCGAAAGAGGCGGCATACGGCaacatgggcgtcgccaGCTCGCCTGCGGGATCCGTTAACCACGATTCCCAGCTTGGATCATCGGCCGTGAGCCACATGGGCAACAGCGGCTTTCACGTACATTGTGCTTCGCCAGCTACCTCCTCGAGTAGCTGATCAATCTCATGCCTGCTGTATTTGGATAACAGGTGGCGAACCATTGCTCGATGCTCTTGACTGTCAAAACATGGCGAGACAGGCATGTAGTTGCTTGTTTCTGAGTCGGGCGTCATGGCGGAGGTTGGGCTCGATGCGGAAGAcatggtgccgccgcagagagagggagagagggagagaggggtCCACCAGGTCAGTTGTTGTCCAAAATCCGTGGTGATtggtgccgtcgtcaagggGCGTCCGCGAGGGCCTGAGGCTTCATATAAAGATTACGAAGTAGTTGTATATGATGAGAAGCGGGTTGCCGTCGGAAACTCGTCAGCCGAGTCGCGAGGCTTAAGAAGCGGCCGACGGCTGAAAATCCGAGGAACACGCCAGCGTCGACTTGTGCGTTGCGCTATGCAGTGTCTGTCAAGAGCTTCGGTGAAGACCAAGGCCGAGGCACTGAAGGTGGCGAGGGAGCAGGCGACGGGACGTCCCGCGGATAGTTAGGATCTTGCAAACTCTAAAAGCGAATGACACTCGCAGGTGTAAATGCCAGGCATCAGGCGGAAGGTGCTGTGCCAGAGGAAAGATGGTGAAGATAGAAAACATCCACGACATACAACATACGGAGTAGGGCCATTCAACAATGGCGGGACAGGGCTGGCTTTATGGCGGTCGCCACGGCGTGGCCCTGAGAGCTGGGCGTGGTCATCTACCGAGCCTGACGAGACCGGTGATCCGGGGCTCGTtgccaccacccgccgccgccggtacagacaaggcagggcagggaagggcaggacagggcagggcaggccaCGCCTGTTCTGTCTGGCCGGGAGTCTGGGACCCTCGACGTCTCTCGCTCgaccccccgccgcccagggcgaCAACGGGGTGCAGCGAGGAGGGCCTGGGGACAGGACGCATGAGGAATGGGGTCGCAGCAGGTGTGGAGGAGAGGCAGCCCCGTGCGTCGTGCTTGTCAAGCGGCGGGAAGTGGAGAGAGGCAgccggcagggcagggaagGGCAGAGCAGACACCTCAGAGCAGACAGACTCGAGTCGAGGCAGGGCAGAGAGGGCAGAGGGCGGAGAGCGGGGAGcagagcagcgccggcgagacCAGAGGCGACGGGACGAGAGGGTGCGAGCGCAGTAACCGCCGCGGGGGAGTACAAGGACGAGTGCCTTGACTGTACGAGTACATCGGGAGgggctgatgatggcgtcgcaACGGAGGGCAGCCCAGCGCGGTCACGCcaggcgctgccgttgccggtgccgggtaccgctgctggcgctccACTGACGCTGACactgatgctgatgctggtgctggtgctggtgccggtgccggtgcggtgctggtgctgatgctggtgccaatgctgctggcgccggcggtgtcGTTGGTGGCATGGGGACCCGGCCagggagggaagaggagTACTAGTGACGACGAGAGGTGATGTGGAAGTTGTGGAGAGTGGGAGCGAGTGGCTCTCACGCTCACCTAGCAGGTACCAAGtttctctctccttctcgcAGTCCCCTTCCTTGTCTACAGTATGGATgcggtggatggatggacgacggacagacaggtgaaaagagggggggggcgtgtaGTCCCCAAAGCGTACGCCAGTACCCCAGAATCGCCGCAATCTTCGAACTTGTAATAGGTACCAGGCATGGCAACCTCCGTGCCGGCACCGATGCCAGTCGCAACACGATTGGcgggagaaggagagagaagGCACGCGCGACCCAGCCTGGTTTCCCCTTTCGTCAGCATGCTGCAGCTTGGGCAGGAGCGACAGGAGCTGGCCCGGCAGCTGGGAAAAAGCTGGGAAGCAGctgggcgagcagggcaggcaTGACAGGGCAGAGGAGACATGGGCACACAAGGGCAAGACGGGTGAGCCACAACCACGGGCGGGAAGGAGGGATCCGCCATGGGGTTGGACATGGATGGCATTGGATGACATAGCATGGCAAgtcgtggcatggcatggcatggattGGATGGCATGGGGCATGGGGCGTGCGTGGCACGGAGACATGATGGGGATTGGAGGGAGCGAgcactacgtacctactgcACCTGCACGAGTTGCAACTGGCAACACCAGGCCGCCGGGCTGGATCCTGCATGCCACCGCTCTCCAGCCTCTGCGGCAAAATTGATGGGCCACTCTGCTCCCTGGAGCACTTTCCCTAGGTACCTAGTTTCCCTACTCACTT from Purpureocillium takamizusanense chromosome 4, complete sequence includes the following:
- a CDS encoding uncharacterized protein (EggNog:ENOG503PE42~COG:S) → MSSASSPTSAMTPDSETSNYMPVSPCFDSQEHRAMVRHLLSKYSRHEIDQLLEEVAGEAQCELATPMLPYAASFGSLVADNVSGVAHSSSTHVDKYQSLARHRLQRSASGASASLPSQSSISPRSSVSSAPGHRAGGRPSSYRSDYACGFCAEVGITKTCTRRNDLRRHIDQFHNTNSQWLCQHRGCRMAFDWQTAYQIHLRSEHGGSQMRMEEAKVVLCPQTVFACGYEGCLQVFEATDDNSAAATWKVYTAHLIRHCEEGRGMGLWSYSQRMRNLLRQSRLEAPWSRTWPEDDPGRLRWDPASTRTLRKLLETRHLDNIPKLINCILLLGSAQQGTEQPDVDLDLHLPVRKVCPAAAVRHEMRTSSSPAQTAPEEDASCPMDPNVGPHHDTNGSELPLSSVPFHTPAFSGYSAHESVATPMTPPPAIFGLAGSAVYQTSNQHVHQQYTSFRPTGRSVRSTTMGAVAPMQPVTGGTMLGEDFAMNDSAAVPRGQDYSWTQAYRAGGLQSPTLTDVCNEMGSPLVPVEQGLMGSYCSPRTM
- a CDS encoding uncharacterized protein (EggNog:ENOG503PE42~COG:S); the encoded protein is MWLTADDPSWESWLTDPAGELATPMLPYAASFGSLVADNVSGVAHSSSTHVDKYQSLARHRLQRSASGASASLPSQSSISPRSSVSSAPGHRAGGRPSSYRSDYACGFCAEVGITKTCTRRNDLRRHIDQFHNTNSQWLCQHRGCRMAFDWQTAYQIHLRSEHGGSQMRMEEAKVVLCPQTVFACGYEGCLQVFEATDDNSAAATWKVYTAHLIRHCEEGRGMGLWSYSQRMRNLLRQSRLEAPWSRTWPEDDPGRLRWDPASTRTLRKLLETRHLDNIPKLINCILLLGSAQQGTEQPDVDLDLHLPVRKVCPAAAVRHEMRTSSSPAQTAPEEDASCPMDPNVGPHHDTNGSELPLSSVPFHTPAFSGYSAHESVATPMTPPPAIFGLAGSAVYQTSNQHVHQQYTSFRPTGRSVRSTTMGAVAPMQPVTGGTMLGEDFAMNDSAAVPRGQDYSWTQAYRAGGLQSPTLTDVCNEMGSPLVPVEQGLMGSYCSPRTM